CGAAGACTCCGTACAGCTCGGCGATCAGGCTGTCGCTGTCCGCGACGGTTCGCTCGAAGAGATAGTACTTGCCCGCAATATTCATATAGAGTTGCACGCCGCCTTTATAGGCGCTCGTGATGCGGTCGAGTTTTTGATACGCCGCCTGATATTCGTTCGGAAGACGGACGACGAAGACGACGTTTCTCGCGGGCTTTTCCTGCGCCGCGGGCTGCGCTTCGCTCTTTTCCGCCGCTTGCCACGGGCGAACGGAACGAAGATTCAACGTGTATTTTCCGTCGCGATCTTTCAAGACACCGTCCGCAAGGACGATGTTTCCGTTTTTGATGAGGTCTTTGCAACGGGAAAACGTTCCGCCGTAGGCGACCGCTTCGATGATCCCGTCGAGATCCTGCACTTTCAAGATCGCCATTTCGTTGCCGCTCTTATCGACCTTTTTAACGACGTCGATCAGCATACCCGCCGCCGTCACCTGCTCGCCGTCCAGCGATTTGACTTCGACGACGGAGTCTTCGTTTTGCTGCGCTTCGAGGTAAGCCTCCTCGGCTTCGGCGACTTGCGCGGTCGAGAAAGAGATCGACTTATACCCTTCCCTGTAATCTTCGAGCGGATGCCCGGAGAGATACAAAGAGAAGACTTCGAACTCGTTTTCGAGGATCTGCTTTCTCGGGAGTTCGGGCATCTTTACGAGATCCGCGTCCACGTTCAGATCCTCGATCTCGTCGAACAGCGAGAACTGCCCGGACATCTTGCGCTTATTGTCCTCGGCGGTCGCGGACATCACTTGCTCGTAATTCGCGAGCAAGGTCGCGCGGTTCTCCCCGAGGCAATCGAACGCGCCCGCTTTGATCAGGTTTTCGACCATCGCGCGGTTCGGCATCGAACTTTGACGGCGGAAGAAATCGGAAAGGCTCTTATATTTCCCGCCCCGTTTTCTCTCTTCGACGACATGGCGCGCCGCGTCCTCGCCGACCGCCTTGACGGCGACCAAGCCGAAACGGACGGAGGTCCCGTTCGTCGTAAAGAAGACGTCGCCTTCGTTGATATCGGGTTTCAGGACGTCGACGCCCTTGGTGCGAAGATAGGTAACGTACTTCGCGACTTCTTTGATATTCGTGATACGGTCGTTGATAACGGCGGTAATGAATTCGGGCGTGTAGTACTTTTTCAAATACGCCGTTTCGTAAGAAAGGACGGCGTAAGCCGCAGCGTGCGATTTGTTGAACGCATACTTCGCGAAATCCGCCATATCGTCGAACAGTTTGGTCGCGACTTCTTCCGAAACGCCGCGCTTCAACGCGCCTTCGACGGCGGTCAACTTCTTTTTTACGTTCTCGGGCGAACCGTGGAAAAAGATCTTCTTCTGCTCGTCCATCAGTTTCGCTTTCTTCTTGCTCATGATACGGCGCAGAATATCGGCGCGACCGTAACTGTATCCCGCGATCTCGCGCGCGATCTGCATGACCTGCTCTTGATAGACCAAGCAACCGTAGGTCATTTCGAGGATCGGGCGCAAGCGTTCGTCCAAATAGACGATCTTATCGGGGTTGTTTTTATTTTCGAGGTACTTCGGAATACTGCTCATCGGACCCGGGCGATAGAGAGAAATCCCTGCGATGATATCTTCGAGCGAGGTCGGGCGAAGCTGAGTCATAAAGCGTTTCATCCCGCCTTGTTCGAGTTGGAACACCGAGTCGGTGTCGCCCGACGCAATCAGCTTATAAACCTCGGGGTTATCGTAACCGAGTTTATGAAAATCGATGTCCACGCCGTGATTTTCCTTGATGTAGATTTTGGCTTTATTGACGTCCGTCAGCGTAACGAGACCCAAAAAGTCCATTTTAAGCATTCCGAGTTCTTCGACTTGGTCTTTCGGGTACTGCGTCGTTACGACTTCGCCGTTTCTTTGAAGCGGGACGAAATCGCCGACGATCTCTTTACAGATGACGACGCCCGCCGCGTGCATACCCGTGTTTCTCGGCATTCCCTCGACTTTGAGCGCCATATCGAGGACTTTGCGGATCGTCGGGTCGCTTTCATAGAGTTGGATCACGTCCGGGCTTTTCTGCTCGACGTGTTTTTCATCCCTGCCGAGAATGCCTTTGATGCTCATTTTGCCATTCGCTTCGGGAAGCATTTTTACGAGTTTATCGACGTCCGCATAGGGCACGCGATAAACGCGCGCGACGTCCTTAATCGCCTGCTTCGCCGCAAGCGTTCCGAACGTTATGATCCTCGTGACGCGCTCCGCGCCGTACTTTTCGCGGACGTACTGAATGACGTTTTCGCGCCCTTCCATGCAGAAATCGATATCGAAGTCGGGGTTCGAGACTCTTTCGACGTTCAGGAAACGCTCGAAAATCAAGTTAAAGCGCAAAGGATCGACGTTCGTTATTCCGATCGCATAGGCGATGATACTGCCGACGCCGCTTCCGCGCCCCGCTCCGACGGGGATCCCGTGTCGGCGTGCGTAATCGATAAAGTCCCAAACGATCAAATAGTACTCCGCGAAGCCCATTTTGATGATGACGGAAAGCTCGTACTCCATTCTCTCTTTGATCTCGTCCGTGATCACGGGATAACGACGAACGATGCCCTCGTAAGCAAGGCGCCTGAGATATTCCGCGGGGGTCTCGCCCGTCGGGGGGACGTAAGGCGGGAGCAACGGCAAATGGAACTTGATCTCGACGTTACATTTATTCGCGATCTCGATCGTGTTATCAAGCGCTTCGGGAACGTTCGGGAAGAGTTCTTCCATCTCCTCGGCGGTCTTGAAATAATAGTAAGGTCCGTTCATTCGCATACGGACTTCGTCGTCGATATAGCGCGCCGTTCCGATACAAATCAAAACGTCCTGCATTTCCGCGTCCTCTTTTTCGATATAGTGGACGTCGTTCGTCGCGACGACTTTGATCCCGAGCTCTTTGCTCATTTTCAAAAGGTTGACCGTCGCTTTCTTTTCCTCGGGGATTTCGTGATTTTGGATCTCCAAATAGAAATCCTCGCCGAACACGTCCTTGAACCACAGCGCGAGTTCGCAGGCTTTGTCGTAGCGATCGTTATTGATCGCGCGGGGAATGATACCCGCCAAGCAGGCGGACAAACAGATCAAGCCTTCGGAATGCGCTTTGATCGCGTCGAAATCGATGCGGGGATGGGTGTAAAATCCGTCCACCCAAGCGATCGTGTTGAGTTTGCAAAGGTTATAATACCCCGTCTCGTTTTTCGCGAGAAGGATCAAGTGATACGTCGAGCTCGAACGATCTTTGACGTGCAGATTCTCGCACATATAAAATTCGCAACCGATGATCGGTTTGATCCTAAGCTCCTTGTAACGCTCGAAATCATCCGCGGTAACGACGATATCGTCCGGATCGAATTCCTCGCCCGCTTTGGTCTTTTCCTCGATCAAAGCCTTTTTGACTTGCGCCTCGAAATCCGCTTGCGCCGCGTGGAAAAAATCCACCGCGCCGTACATATTGCCGTGATCGGTGATTGCGACGGAGCGCATCCCGAGCGAGCGCGCCTTCTTAAAAAGGCGGTCGATCCTCGCCGCGCCGTCCAGCAAAGAATATTCCGTATGTAGATGCAAATGAACAAAATCTCTCATTGTTTCCTCTTTTGACGATCGATTTTATAAGATCGCGCGAAGCGCCTCGATGACCGCGGCGGCGTCTTTCCCTTCCGCGTAAACGACGAGTTCCGCGCCCTTTTTATACGAAAGAGTCACGATCCCCATCAAGCTTTTCGCATTCGCGCCTTTATCTCCGTACAAAAGGCGGCTTTCCGCTTTGAAGGAACCCGCGGTTTCCGCGATCTTTTTCGCGGCGGACAGATCGAGATCTTTTTTCGCTTTAACCGTTACTTTCATCCTCTTCCTCCCGAAGGGCGTTTACCATTTCGCCGATCTTTTCAAATCTGTGATATAAGCCGCTCTTGGAGATCTTTTCGGGAAGCCTTTCCCGAAGCTCTTCGAGCGACGCGTCTTTATATTCGAGCCTTGCCTTCGCGACCGAGGCGAGTTCTTCCGGAACGCCGTAAAACGAAGTGTGTTCCTTTAAGTACAATGCGTCGTTATACTGCTTGACTGCCGCGCTCATCGCTTTATCCATATTCGCCGCCGAAAGGTTGGACGCGCGCTGGATCTTGGTTTTTACCTCGGTCAGAACGAGCTTGTCCTGAACGGCAAGGACGGTCTTATTCGCGCCGGCAAGCGCGAAGAAATCGCTGATCGCCTGCGCTCTGCGCGAAGTCAGGCAAAACTTCCCGTCCCTTTCGCTTTTCGAAAGGACGATCTCCTCTCCTTCGAGAAAAGAGCGGAACTCGTCGGCATACTCTTCGAGGTCGAAGACGAAAGTCAGCCGCATCGCTCCCGACGCGCGGCTCAGGCTCCCGCAGGAAAGGAAAACGCCGCGAACGTACGCCGCGGGATCGGAAACGTAAGCGATATTGCTTTTCAAACCGCTGTCCAAAAGCGTGATCGCTCCGCCCGAAACGCGGATCTTTTTTAAGTCGGTCAATAACGACAGCGCCGTCCTGCTCCGCACGGACACCGTAAAGTATCTCTTCCTGCGCTTATCTTCGGGCGCGGTGATCCCGATCTCCCCGTCGTAGGAATAGGCGCGCTTCAAATAGGACGAGAAAGCGAGCGCAAGGCGATAATCGTGCGTGGAATAAAAGAGGTAATAGCCTCTTTCGTCCTTGCCGAGCTCGCCGCCGAACGAAAGGATCGCTTGGACGAAATCGTCCCCGAGATCTTCTTCGCAAAGCGCAAACAATTCTTCTTTGACCGATTGATCCGTTACCATCCGATCTTCTCCACTTCGTATTCGAGGAGGACTCCCTGCTCTTCGGCAACCTTTTTTCGAACGGTCTCTCCGATCTCGAAAAAGTCTTCCGAAGACGCGCCGCCCTCGTTTACGATAAAATTACAATGCTTTTCGGATAGGCGCGCGCCGCCGATCTTCAAGCCTTTCAGCCCCGTTTTTTCGATATAGATCGCGGCGGGGACCGATCCGCATTTCCGAAACACGCTTCCCGCGGATCGCCCCTGCGGTTGCGTTTGCAAACGTTTTTCGCGCATAGATCGGATTCTTTCCCCAATCTTCTCTCCGTCCCCTTCTTCAAGAGCAAACGCCGCGGAAAGGACGATCGAATCTTTCGGAAGTTTCGCCCGATGATGGGAAAACCCGAGTTCGGACGGGGAAAGCCTTTCGATTTTATTCCCGACGAGCGCGGTGACGAACGAAAGCCCGTCCGAGATCGCCTGACCGAATGCGGAAGCATTCGTTCGGATCGCGCCGCCGACCGTCCCGGGAATTCCCGAAGCGAATTCGACGCCCGAGAGCCGAGCGGCTTTCGCGAAAGCGGAGAGCCGCGGCATTTTTACGCCCGCGCCGACTTCGAGGACGCGCCCGCAAGCGCGCTCCCCGCGAAACGCGTCGAGTTTTACGATCGCGCCCGCGAATCCCGCCGAGGGAAGAAGGACGTTGCTTCCGCCGCCCATCACGAGACGCGGGATTCCCCGCAAGATCTCTTCGAGCGCGAGAAGCCTTTTTACGTTCTCGGGATAAACGACGATCGCGACGGGACCGCCCGAACCGAACGTCGTCAGCGTTTCGCCCGAAACGCCGATCCGATAGGCGTAGTTTTCTTTTTTCAGTCTTTCGATTTCTTCCGAAATAATATCCGACATAGCGGTATATTATATGGAAGTCGGGAAGGATTATTCGCTCCTTTTCAAGCGTTCTTCCAGTTCCTGCGGCGCGCTGTACCCCATTTCTTTCAGGCGAAGCGCCGCGACCGCCGCCTCGATGACGACGAACAGATTTCTTCCCGCCTTGACGGGAATTTCGAGCTTCGGAATGCTGACGCCGAGGATCTCCTCGCGCAGATTTTCCTCACCGATGCGCTCGTAGGTGTTGCCGTCTTCCCACTCGACGAGTTCGAAGACCGCGTCCACAGATTTATTGACGCGGACGGCGACCGAGCCGAACAACCGCTCGACGTTAATGATCCCGACGCCGCGGATTTCAAGCATATGACGAATCAGATCGGGCGATCTGCCGATCAGAATATCTCCCTTTCTGCGAATGATGACGCTGTCGTCCGCGACAAGCCTATGCCCCCTGTGGACGAGTTCGAGCGCGACTTCGCTCTTTCCGATCCCGCTTTGCCCTTTGAGAAGGACGCCCATTCCCGCGACGTCCACCAAGACGCCGTGCAGCGTGATCTCTTCCGCGAGCGCAGAAGAGATAAATTCGCTGATCTTCGCTCCGATCACGCCCGTGATCTCGGAAGACGCAAACAGCGGGACGCCGTTTTCTTCCGCCGCCTCGATGAGTTCGGGGAGGGGTTTGATCCCTCTCGCGATGACCGCGCAGGGGATCTTCAATGCAAACATACGCTTTGCCCGTTCCAGCAAAATATCTTTCGGAAGGCTCATCGCAAAGCTCATTTCCGCGCTTCCGAAGACGACGACGCGACTCGGCGCGAAGAAAGTCTCGTAGCCGGCGAGGAAAAGCCCCGGGCGGCAAACCGCGGAAGTGGAAAACGTCATTTCGTCTTCCCCTTTCGGGAGATAGACGGGCGTCAAAGACAGAGCGGAAATAAAGTTCTCCGTTTTTACGGCGCTTTTGGTTTGCTCTTCCTTTTCTTTGTTATACTTTCCGAGCATAAGCCCCTCCTTTCGGCGAATCGCCGCGAGAATTACAGTTCGTCTTTAAGGATTCTTTCGATCAAATCGGCGACCCCGTCTTCCGTTATGGGCGGGAGGACGACGTCCGCTTCCGTTTTAAGACCTTCCACCGCGTTTCCGACCGCCGCGCCGACCGCCGCCGCGCGGATCATCGAGAGATCGTTCAGATTATCGCCTACGGCGACCGTCTTTTCGCGCGGGATGCCGAGGTAATCGGCAAGCGCGAGCACGCAATTTCCTTTCCCCGCTTTCGCGCTCGTGATTTCAAGAAAGATCGGGGAACTTTTCGAGACTTCGACCGCCTCGCCGAGGAGCGCGCGGACTTCTTTTATGCAATCGTCGATCACGCCTTCGGGGACAATGCCCATGATCTTATTCGGGCAAAACGAGGAAGGAAGCGCAAGGGACAAAGGCGCGTGGACGAAGGTCGGTTCGACCGCGCAATATTCGGAATACGCCTTGGAAAGAGGGTTCTCTTCTTTTACGAAAAACTCTTTATCCGAATAAGCGTGAAAGACGTAATTCCTTTCTTCGAAATAGCGAAACGCCTTCATTGCGAGATCATTCGGAAGGGGAAAACTGCGGATGGGTTCACCCGAATCCACGCGATAAAACGCCGCGCCCTGACAGGCGACGCAATAGTCGTCCGCGCCGACCGAAGCGATAAGCTTTCGGATCGATGGATAGATGCGCCCCGTCGCGATGACGAAGGTCCCGCCCGCTTCGCGATACGCCGCGATCGCCTTCTTTACTTTGGGGCTGACCTCTTTTCCGTTATAGATCGTCCCGTCAAAATCACTTGCAATCAAAGAGTATTTCATAAGTCCGTTTCCGTGTTTTATATTATAACTTATAGCGAGTACTTTATCAACAGGAAAAAAAGAGTTTTTCGCGAGGGTCGGGTCGAACGACCGAAAAAAGGCGCGTCGAAACGCCCTTCCGCAAATCTTTATAAAAAAGAAAAATACTTATTTTTTATCCGCAAAAAACGCCGCGATCTTTTCCGCCGCGGGACGCGTGACTCCCTTGACTGCGGCGATCTCGTCCGCCGAAGCGGAGCGAAGCTCGTCGAGCGATCCGAACGCCTTGTGTAAAGTCTTGACCGTCTTTTCGCCGACGCCTTCGATTTCGAGAAGCATACTTTTTACGCTGCGTTTCGCGCGAAGTTTTCGGTGAAACGTGATCGCGAAACGGTGCGCCTCGTCGCGAATGCGGATCAAAAGCCGAAGCGCGAACGCAGATTTCGGCAGGCGGATCTCTTCGCCCGTCGGAAGGACGATGATCTCTTCTCTTTCCGCAAGCCCGATCATCGGGATCTCCTCGCCCGCTTCTTTCATCGCTTCCATCGCGTAATGCACCTGCCCGATGCCGCCGTCTATGACGAGGAGATCGGGGCGAACGGAAAAGGAGGAATCTTTTCCCTCTTTCAGTCGCTCGAATCGGCGAGACAGCGTCTCTTTCATACAAGCGAAGTCATTATTCCCTTCGACGGTCTTGATCCGAAAGGTGCGATACATTTTCGCGTCCTTTTCCCCTTTCGTAAAGACGACCATAGAGCTGACTTTATCCGTCCCGCTGATATGACTGATATCGAAACACTCGATCCGATCGAGCGAAGAATCCAGCCCCAAAAGATCGGCGAGGTTTTTCGAGGCGCCCGTCGTCAAGCGGTCTTTTCGAGAGAGTTCGGCGGTCGAACGCGAAAGATATTCGACGGCGTTTTTCGAAGCGATCTCCGCGAGTTGCGCGCGGACGCCCCCTCTCGGGGAAGAGACGGTAACCTTTTCTCCTTTCTTTTCGGACAGAAGCGAAGAAAGCGCTTCCTCGTCCGGCAGAGGGACGGAAGTGACGACGCCCTCCGCGACGATCCCGCCGTCATAATAACGATTGATGAAACTCGAAAGCGTTCCCGCGAGGTCGATGCTCGCGTCGCGAACCGCGAATTTTTCGCCGCCGACGATCTTTCCGCCGCGAACGATCAAAGTCGCGACCGCCATTCCGTCGCCGCCCGACGCGATCGCGAAAACGTCGAGATTGAAATCGTTCGGGAGCGCGGCGATCTGCCTGCGGATCATTTTTTCGAGGGTCTCGATCCGATCGCGATAAAAGATCGCCTGCTCGTACTGCATATTCTCGGAAGCCTCGCGCATTTTCCGCTCTAAGTTATCGCGGATCGTGTCGTCGTTCCCGTTCAAAAAAGCGATGACGTCGTTCAGGACCGCGCGGTATTCCTCTTTCGTAACCTTCCCGGAGCAAGGCGCGAGACATCGCCCGATATGCGCGTTCAGGCAAGGACGGTGACTTTTCGGAATCTTTTCCATATTCAAAGCGCACTCGCGGACGGGGAACGCCGAATGGATCAGCCGCAGCATTTCCGTAGCCGATATCCCGACCATATACGGTCCGAAATAGCGCGCTTTATCCGCTTTCAATCGGCGAATGATCTCGACCCGAGGAAAGGGTTTCGACAGGTCGATCCGCAAAAAGGGATAGAGTTTATCGTCTTTCAAAAGAATATTGTAAAAAGGCTTATGGAATTTGATCAGATTGTTTTCGAGGACAAGGGCTTCCTCTTCGGTGCGCGTGATGATATAGTCGAAATCGCAAACCTTTTCGACCATCGCAAGGACCTTTTCCGCTTTGGGGGACGCATTGAAATAGGAACGGACGCGGTTTTTGAGATTCTTCGCCTTCCCGACGTACAGGATCTCCCCTTTTTCGTCCATCATTTTATAAACGCCGCTATCCTCCGGCAGTTCTTTGAGTTTTACCCGAATTCCTTCGTTCATAATTCTATTATACAACGCTTTCGAAAAAAACAAAAGCACCTTCCGAAAGCAGAAAATCGGCGCAGCCTTTCGGTTGCGCCGAACTCCGTTTTCTTACGAAAGAGAAATCCTCATCGCGGGAAGGATGCCGCGGGACAGGACGTAAACGTCGTAATGCGATATAGCTCCGCTCGGATCCACGCATCTCGCGCGATGCGCGATTTCGTTATTCGGAGAGCGAAGCCACCAATCACCGTTCCCCTGATCGTTTGCGTTCAAGCCATTTTTAATCGCGTAATCGGTCGCGGCGATCTTGCGATCGTCATTCGATGAAAACCCGAGCGAAGAGTTCGTCGCTTCCGCATAACTCAAAAGGAAAAACAGGTCTTCCGTGTCGTCGCAAGCGTTCGGATTGCTTGCGTAGCCGGTGGAAGCCACGCCGTTATCCACCGTCGTTGACTCGATATATTCGAGTTGCGCCGCGGTAAACACTCGGTTTTTGAAATCCGAATTCAAATATTCACGAATGTCGCTATCTTTATAACCATTGGATCCGACGTCATACTTCCGCGCGTCCAAAACGCATTCGCTGATGAGGAAGAAGATTCCGCTTTGGTTCCTCGCAATACGCCACTTGATCGGCTCGTACTTATAAACCGAAGTCTCGCCGTTCCTATAAATCGCGCGATAATTCGCGCCGTCGTAAAATACGTCGACGAAATAATAATTCTTATTCTCGGACAAGCGCCAAGAGAAAGCGTCATCCTCCGTCGGCAACAGACCTGCGCGGGCAGATACTTCTTCCGCCAAACTCGCGTCGGTCACTTTGGATTGAAGATACGTCCCGAAAAGCACGTACTGCCCGTTCGCAGCAGGTTCGCCCGCCGCGTTCACCCTTTGGATCATTTGATCGCCGCAACGGGTGCAAACGCCGTCCGAATAATCGTGCGCGATCGCGCCGCAGTAGGAGCAAAAGCACCCGACGGACTTTTCATGCGAACACACGGAAAAAGACGCCGTATAGGTGACGTTTTTTCTTCCCATATCGAAAGAATACGTCTTTTCCTTCGTCAATAGTTCTTCGCCGTCATACCAGCCGTTCCACAAATATCCCGCGTACGATCTCGCGGACAAAGTAACGTTTTCGCCCTCTCTTTTCTTTCTTTCGGTGATCTTGGTATACGTTCCCGCGTCTTCGAGATCGGTATTCGTCGAAACGGTATAGGCGATAAAGCGCGCTTCCAAAGACGCCTCGCGCATCGGCATCGTAAACACGAATTCACCCTCTTGCGAGACCAAAGCATCGCCCTCATACCATCCGACGAAAGTATATCCGTCATTCGGCGAAGTCCTGAGTTCGACTCGCGTTCCGGTCTTAACGAGGATATCGACGTACTTCGTAAAGAACCCGCCCGCCGTATCGTTCGTAGAAGTCGAGAAACGCCAACCGTCTTTCTTATCGAATATCGCCGTGTAAGACAAGTCCTTCGCAGGCATCTCGAACGTGTACGTCGGATCCGCGGAAACGCGGGACTCGCCGTCATACCAACCGATAAAGATATATTCTTCGCTCGGCTCCGCCGCCAACGTTACTTGATCCAAATAGGCGTACTCTTTATCCTTACAGCTCGTATAGGTTCCGCCCGCCTCATCGTTCACTTCCGTATTCAAGGTAAAGATTTGATTCGCGTATTTCGCGGTATAGGTCGAATCCTTCGCGGGCATATTGAACGTGTATTCGAGTTCGGCGGAAAGTCGCTTCGTCCCGTCGTACCAACCGACGAAATCGTAGCCCGTTTTAACGGTCGCGGTCAACGTTACGCTCTCGTCGAAGAGTTTTTCTTCTTTATCGAGCGCCGTGTATTCTCCCGCGTCGGGATTGCTGATCTGCGTCGAAAGTTTATAGCGCATTCTTTCGAATCTCGCCGTATAGGTGACGCTTTTCGCAGGCATTTCGAACGTATAATTCAAATCCGAAGAAAGCAGGTCTTCCCCGTCGAACCAACCTGCGAAAGAATACCCCGTATTCGATAAAGCGGTCAAAGTCACGCTTTCGCCCGGCTTCTTAACTTCCGCGGAAAATTGCGTAAACGTTCCCGCATTCTCCGCATTGCTTTCGGTCGTTATCGTGTAGACTTTTTTCTTCCCCGACGAGCCGCCCTTACACGCGGTAAAAGTAACTCCGATCGCGAGAACGAGCAGCAGGCAAACCAAACAGAATACGAGCGTTTTTTTCATCCTTCCTCCCAAAGAGCAAAACTCCCTTTATGCGGTTTTCTCTTAAAACGTCCTTTCTCGGCGAACGCCGAATCAAAACTTCTTTTATTATAGTATAAAACTATTTACAAATCAAGAGGAAAGATTTGACGGTTTCGAGCGCGAAAACCCGAAACGCCCTTCATAAGATCGCGCGGCGAATTCAAAATCCGAGAAAAGAGACGCCCGCGTCGAAAACCGAAAGAATCTTTTTATTCCCGATCGAATAATAGACGATCTTCCCCTTTCTGCGGGTCTTTACGAATCTTAGGGAGCGAAGGAAGGCAAGTTGATGGGAAACCGTGCTTTGATTTTGCCCGAGCATCAGGCAAAGATCGGTCACGCACATTTCGGTAATGCAAAGGGAAGACAGGATACGGACGCGGGTCGCGTCGGAGAAGACCGAAAAAAGATCGGCGAGATCGGCGGCGACCTCGTTTTTCGGTAAATAGTATCGGACGACGTTCTGGTCGTGCGGGGAAAGGA
This genomic window from Clostridia bacterium contains:
- a CDS encoding DNA polymerase III subunit alpha encodes the protein MRDFVHLHLHTEYSLLDGAARIDRLFKKARSLGMRSVAITDHGNMYGAVDFFHAAQADFEAQVKKALIEEKTKAGEEFDPDDIVVTADDFERYKELRIKPIIGCEFYMCENLHVKDRSSSTYHLILLAKNETGYYNLCKLNTIAWVDGFYTHPRIDFDAIKAHSEGLICLSACLAGIIPRAINNDRYDKACELALWFKDVFGEDFYLEIQNHEIPEEKKATVNLLKMSKELGIKVVATNDVHYIEKEDAEMQDVLICIGTARYIDDEVRMRMNGPYYYFKTAEEMEELFPNVPEALDNTIEIANKCNVEIKFHLPLLPPYVPPTGETPAEYLRRLAYEGIVRRYPVITDEIKERMEYELSVIIKMGFAEYYLIVWDFIDYARRHGIPVGAGRGSGVGSIIAYAIGITNVDPLRFNLIFERFLNVERVSNPDFDIDFCMEGRENVIQYVREKYGAERVTRIITFGTLAAKQAIKDVARVYRVPYADVDKLVKMLPEANGKMSIKGILGRDEKHVEQKSPDVIQLYESDPTIRKVLDMALKVEGMPRNTGMHAAGVVICKEIVGDFVPLQRNGEVVTTQYPKDQVEELGMLKMDFLGLVTLTDVNKAKIYIKENHGVDIDFHKLGYDNPEVYKLIASGDTDSVFQLEQGGMKRFMTQLRPTSLEDIIAGISLYRPGPMSSIPKYLENKNNPDKIVYLDERLRPILEMTYGCLVYQEQVMQIAREIAGYSYGRADILRRIMSKKKAKLMDEQKKIFFHGSPENVKKKLTAVEGALKRGVSEEVATKLFDDMADFAKYAFNKSHAAAYAVLSYETAYLKKYYTPEFITAVINDRITNIKEVAKYVTYLRTKGVDVLKPDINEGDVFFTTNGTSVRFGLVAVKAVGEDAARHVVEERKRGGKYKSLSDFFRRQSSMPNRAMVENLIKAGAFDCLGENRATLLANYEQVMSATAEDNKRKMSGQFSLFDEIEDLNVDADLVKMPELPRKQILENEFEVFSLYLSGHPLEDYREGYKSISFSTAQVAEAEEAYLEAQQNEDSVVEVKSLDGEQVTAAGMLIDVVKKVDKSGNEMAILKVQDLDGIIEAVAYGGTFSRCKDLIKNGNIVLADGVLKDRDGKYTLNLRSVRPWQAAEKSEAQPAAQEKPARNVVFVVRLPNEYQAAYQKLDRITSAYKGGVQLYMNIAGKYYLFERTVADSDSLIAELYGVFGPENVEIKERKK
- a CDS encoding HPr family phosphocarrier protein, producing MKVTVKAKKDLDLSAAKKIAETAGSFKAESRLLYGDKGANAKSLMGIVTLSYKKGAELVVYAEGKDAAAVIEALRAIL
- the whiA gene encoding DNA-binding protein WhiA, which translates into the protein MVTDQSVKEELFALCEEDLGDDFVQAILSFGGELGKDERGYYLFYSTHDYRLALAFSSYLKRAYSYDGEIGITAPEDKRRKRYFTVSVRSRTALSLLTDLKKIRVSGGAITLLDSGLKSNIAYVSDPAAYVRGVFLSCGSLSRASGAMRLTFVFDLEEYADEFRSFLEGEEIVLSKSERDGKFCLTSRRAQAISDFFALAGANKTVLAVQDKLVLTEVKTKIQRASNLSAANMDKAMSAAVKQYNDALYLKEHTSFYGVPEELASVAKARLEYKDASLEELRERLPEKISKSGLYHRFEKIGEMVNALREEEDESNG
- the murB gene encoding UDP-N-acetylmuramate dehydrogenase; the protein is MSDIISEEIERLKKENYAYRIGVSGETLTTFGSGGPVAIVVYPENVKRLLALEEILRGIPRLVMGGGSNVLLPSAGFAGAIVKLDAFRGERACGRVLEVGAGVKMPRLSAFAKAARLSGVEFASGIPGTVGGAIRTNASAFGQAISDGLSFVTALVGNKIERLSPSELGFSHHRAKLPKDSIVLSAAFALEEGDGEKIGERIRSMREKRLQTQPQGRSAGSVFRKCGSVPAAIYIEKTGLKGLKIGGARLSEKHCNFIVNEGGASSEDFFEIGETVRKKVAEEQGVLLEYEVEKIGW
- the hprK gene encoding HPr(Ser) kinase/phosphatase; this encodes MLGKYNKEKEEQTKSAVKTENFISALSLTPVYLPKGEDEMTFSTSAVCRPGLFLAGYETFFAPSRVVVFGSAEMSFAMSLPKDILLERAKRMFALKIPCAVIARGIKPLPELIEAAEENGVPLFASSEITGVIGAKISEFISSALAEEITLHGVLVDVAGMGVLLKGQSGIGKSEVALELVHRGHRLVADDSVIIRRKGDILIGRSPDLIRHMLEIRGVGIINVERLFGSVAVRVNKSVDAVFELVEWEDGNTYERIGEENLREEILGVSIPKLEIPVKAGRNLFVVIEAAVAALRLKEMGYSAPQELEERLKRSE
- a CDS encoding Cof-type HAD-IIB family hydrolase, with the protein product MKYSLIASDFDGTIYNGKEVSPKVKKAIAAYREAGGTFVIATGRIYPSIRKLIASVGADDYCVACQGAAFYRVDSGEPIRSFPLPNDLAMKAFRYFEERNYVFHAYSDKEFFVKEENPLSKAYSEYCAVEPTFVHAPLSLALPSSFCPNKIMGIVPEGVIDDCIKEVRALLGEAVEVSKSSPIFLEITSAKAGKGNCVLALADYLGIPREKTVAVGDNLNDLSMIRAAAVGAAVGNAVEGLKTEADVVLPPITEDGVADLIERILKDEL
- the uvrC gene encoding excinuclease ABC subunit UvrC, with amino-acid sequence MNEGIRVKLKELPEDSGVYKMMDEKGEILYVGKAKNLKNRVRSYFNASPKAEKVLAMVEKVCDFDYIITRTEEEALVLENNLIKFHKPFYNILLKDDKLYPFLRIDLSKPFPRVEIIRRLKADKARYFGPYMVGISATEMLRLIHSAFPVRECALNMEKIPKSHRPCLNAHIGRCLAPCSGKVTKEEYRAVLNDVIAFLNGNDDTIRDNLERKMREASENMQYEQAIFYRDRIETLEKMIRRQIAALPNDFNLDVFAIASGGDGMAVATLIVRGGKIVGGEKFAVRDASIDLAGTLSSFINRYYDGGIVAEGVVTSVPLPDEEALSSLLSEKKGEKVTVSSPRGGVRAQLAEIASKNAVEYLSRSTAELSRKDRLTTGASKNLADLLGLDSSLDRIECFDISHISGTDKVSSMVVFTKGEKDAKMYRTFRIKTVEGNNDFACMKETLSRRFERLKEGKDSSFSVRPDLLVIDGGIGQVHYAMEAMKEAGEEIPMIGLAEREEIIVLPTGEEIRLPKSAFALRLLIRIRDEAHRFAITFHRKLRAKRSVKSMLLEIEGVGEKTVKTLHKAFGSLDELRSASADEIAAVKGVTRPAAEKIAAFFADKK